One segment of Anser cygnoides isolate HZ-2024a breed goose chromosome 5, Taihu_goose_T2T_genome, whole genome shotgun sequence DNA contains the following:
- the LRFN5 gene encoding leucine-rich repeat and fibronectin type-III domain-containing protein 5 isoform X1 produces the protein MEKLLLFLLFIGVAVRAQICPKRCVCQILSPNLATLCAKKGLLFVPPNIDRRTVELRLADNFVTNIKRKDFANMTSLVDLTLSRNTISFITPHAFADLRNLRALHLNSNRLTKITNDMFSGLSNLHHLILNNNQLTLISSTAFDDVLALEELDLSYNNLETIPWDAVEKMVSLHTLSLDHNMIDHIPKGTFSHLHKMTRLDVTSNKLQKLPPDPLFQRAQVLATSGIISPSTFALSFGGNPLHCNCELLWLRRLSREDDLETCASPQLLSGRYFWSIPEEEFLCEPPLITRHTHELRVLEGQRAALRCKARGDPEPAIHWISPEGKLISNATRSVVYDNGTLDILITTVKDTGSFTCIASNPAGEATQTVDLHIIKLPHLLNSTNHIHEPDPGSSDISTSTKSGSNASSSNGDTKVSQDKKVVVAEATSSTALLKFNFQRNIPGIRMFQIQYNGTYDDSLVYRMIPPTSKTFLVNNLAAGTVYDLCVLAIYDDGITSLTATRVVGCTQFTTEQDYVRCHFMQSQFLGGTMIIIIGGIIVASVLVFIIILMIRYKVCNNNGQQKATKVSNVYSQTNGAQMQGCGGVLSQSVSKQAVGHEEGVQCCKAASDGAAPSPETGSGQDAATTTSALPHAWTSSASAPQKQKRKPGPKPGSEPQSEAVTNIESQNTNRNNSTALQLASRPPDSDKGAPTYKRAQSKPSKFLTLPAATSRAKRRLSLGGELLQCRCHLDAPGAGGLCSRRSLSMNGMLTQADRSDGESGKATFSSSEWILESTV, from the exons AtggaaaaactgcttttgtttctgctgttcaTTGGCGTAGCAGTGAGAGCTCAGATCTGCCCAAAGCGCTGTGTCTGTCAGATTTTGTCTCCGAACCTTGCGACCCTTTGTGCCAAGAAAGGGCTCTTATTTGTTCCACCAAACATTGACAGGAGGACCGTGGAATTAAGGCTGGCAGACAACTTTGTTACaaacattaaaaggaaagaCTTTGCCAATATGACCAGCCTTGTGGACCTGACGTTGTCCAGGAATACAATAAGTTTTATCACACCTCACGCATTTGCTGACTTGCGCAATTTGCGGGCTTTGCATTTGAACAGCAACCGATTGACTAAGATCACCAATGACATGTTCAGTGGACTCTCCAATCTTCATCACTTGATACTTAACAACAACCAGCTGACACTGATTTCTTCCACAGCTTTTGATGATGTTTTAGCTCTTGAGGAATTGGATTTGTCTTACAACAATCTGGAAACCATCCCCTGGGATGCCGTGGAGAAGATGGTTAGTTTGCACACTCTCAGTCTAGACCACAATATGATTGATCATATTCCTAAAGGGACCTTCTCCCACCTCCACAAGATGACCAGGTTAGATGTCACGTCTAACAAACTGCAGAAGCTACCGCCTGATCCTCTCTTCCAGCGAGCTCAGGTACTGGCAACCTCAGGAATTATCAGCCCCTCTACTTTTGCGTTAAGCTTTGGTGGAAACCCGTTGCATTGCAACTGTGAGCTTTTGTGGCTGAGGCGTCTTTCCAGGGAAGACGACCTGGAGACATGTGCTTCTCCCCAGCTCTTGTCTGGCCGGTACTTCTGGTCAATCCCCGAGGAGGAGTTCCTGTGCGAGCCTCCCCTCATTACCAGGCACACCCACGAGCTGAGGGTGCTGGAGGGCCAAAGGGCAGCACTGAGGTGCAAGGCCCGGGGGGATCCAGAACCAGCAATTCATTGGATTTCACCCGAGGGCAAACTTATTTCTAATGCAACGAGGTCTGTGGTGTACGACAACGGGACGCTCGACATCCTCATAACGACGGTGAAGGACACGGGCTCTTTCACCTGCATTGCTTCCAACCCAGCTGGGGAAGCCACACAGACGGTGGACCTGCACATAATTAAACTCCCTCACTTGCTGAACAGTACTAACCACATCCACGAGCCTGACCCTGGCTCCTCGGATATCTCTACGTCCACCAAGTCAGGCTCTAATGCGAGCAGCAGCAATGGGGATACTAAAGTCAGTCAAGACAAGAAGGTGGTCGTCGCTGAAGCAACATCATCTACTGCTTTGCTGAAATtcaattttcaaagaaacataCCTGGAATACGCATGTTCCAGATCCAGTACAACGGTACTTACGATGACTCCCTTGTTTACAG AATGATACCTCCCACGAGCAAAACCTTCCTGGTCAACAACCTGGCTGCTGGGACTGTGTACGACCTGTGCGTCTTGGCCATCTACGATGACGGGATCACCTCGCTGACTGCCACCCGCGTCGTGGGGTGCACGCAGTTCACCACCGAGCAGGATTACGTGCGCTGCCATTTCATGCAGTCCCAGTTCCTGGGTGGGACCATGATTATCATCATTGGTGGGATCATCGTGGCCTCGGTGCTCGTGTTCATCATCATCCTCATGATCCGCTACAAGGTGTGCAACAACAACGGGCAGCAGAAGGCCACCAAGGTCAGCAACGTGTACTCGCAGACGAACGGGGCTCAGATGCAGGGCTGCGGCGGGGTGCTGTCCCAGTCCGTGTCCAAGCAGGCTGTCGGGCACGAGGAGGGCGTCCAGTGCTGCAAGGCTGCCAGCGACGGCGCCGCCCCCTCGCCGGAGACCGGCTCCGGCCAGGACGCCGCCACCACTACCTCCGCTTTGCCTCACGCGTGGACTTCCAGCGCTTCTGCGCCCCAGAAGCAGAAGCGGAAGCCGGGGCCAAAGCCAGGCAGCGAGCCGCAGAGTGAAGCTGTCACGAATATCGAGTCCCAAAACACTAACAGAAATAACTCCACTGCTCTGCAGCTAGCTAGCCGTCCCCCCGACTCTGACAAAGGGGCCCCCACGTACAAAAGAGCACAATCAAAGCCAAGTAAGTTTCTCACTTTGCCGGCCGCCACGTCCAGAGCCAAGCGCAGGCTGTCGCTgggcggggagctgctgcagtgccGCTGCCACCTGGACGCCCCGGGCGCGGGCGGACTGTGCTCCAGGCGCAGCCTCTCTATGAACGGGATGCTGACCCAGGCAGACCGCTCTGACGGGGAGAGTGGAAAAGCAACTTTCTCGAGTTCTGAGTGGATATTGGAAAGCACTGTGTGA
- the LRFN5 gene encoding leucine-rich repeat and fibronectin type-III domain-containing protein 5 isoform X2, protein MEKLLLFLLFIGVAVRAQICPKRCVCQILSPNLATLCAKKGLLFVPPNIDRRTVELRLADNFVTNIKRKDFANMTSLVDLTLSRNTISFITPHAFADLRNLRALHLNSNRLTKITNDMFSGLSNLHHLILNNNQLTLISSTAFDDVLALEELDLSYNNLETIPWDAVEKMVSLHTLSLDHNMIDHIPKGTFSHLHKMTRLDVTSNKLQKLPPDPLFQRAQVLATSGIISPSTFALSFGGNPLHCNCELLWLRRLSREDDLETCASPQLLSGRYFWSIPEEEFLCEPPLITRHTHELRVLEGQRAALRCKARGDPEPAIHWISPEGKLISNATRSVVYDNGTLDILITTVKDTGSFTCIASNPAGEATQTVDLHIIKLPHLLNSTNHIHEPDPGSSDISTSTKSGSNASSSNGDTKVSQDKKVVVAEATSSTALLKFNFQRNIPGIRMFQIQYNGTYDDSLVYRMIPPTSKTFLVNNLAAGTVYDLCVLAIYDDGITSLTATRVVGCTQFTTEQDYVRCHFMQSQFLGGTMIIIIGGIIVASVLVFIIILMIRYKVCNNNGQQKATKVSNVYSQTNGAQMQGCGGVLSQSVSKQAVGHEEGVQCCKAASDGAAPSPETGSGQDAATTTSALPHAWTSSASAPQKQKRKPGPKPGSEPQSEAVTNIESQNTNRNNSTALQLASRPPDSDKGAPTYKRAQSKPKADPKDACPPPLPENVATDVFTRQKTIRFHRSED, encoded by the exons AtggaaaaactgcttttgtttctgctgttcaTTGGCGTAGCAGTGAGAGCTCAGATCTGCCCAAAGCGCTGTGTCTGTCAGATTTTGTCTCCGAACCTTGCGACCCTTTGTGCCAAGAAAGGGCTCTTATTTGTTCCACCAAACATTGACAGGAGGACCGTGGAATTAAGGCTGGCAGACAACTTTGTTACaaacattaaaaggaaagaCTTTGCCAATATGACCAGCCTTGTGGACCTGACGTTGTCCAGGAATACAATAAGTTTTATCACACCTCACGCATTTGCTGACTTGCGCAATTTGCGGGCTTTGCATTTGAACAGCAACCGATTGACTAAGATCACCAATGACATGTTCAGTGGACTCTCCAATCTTCATCACTTGATACTTAACAACAACCAGCTGACACTGATTTCTTCCACAGCTTTTGATGATGTTTTAGCTCTTGAGGAATTGGATTTGTCTTACAACAATCTGGAAACCATCCCCTGGGATGCCGTGGAGAAGATGGTTAGTTTGCACACTCTCAGTCTAGACCACAATATGATTGATCATATTCCTAAAGGGACCTTCTCCCACCTCCACAAGATGACCAGGTTAGATGTCACGTCTAACAAACTGCAGAAGCTACCGCCTGATCCTCTCTTCCAGCGAGCTCAGGTACTGGCAACCTCAGGAATTATCAGCCCCTCTACTTTTGCGTTAAGCTTTGGTGGAAACCCGTTGCATTGCAACTGTGAGCTTTTGTGGCTGAGGCGTCTTTCCAGGGAAGACGACCTGGAGACATGTGCTTCTCCCCAGCTCTTGTCTGGCCGGTACTTCTGGTCAATCCCCGAGGAGGAGTTCCTGTGCGAGCCTCCCCTCATTACCAGGCACACCCACGAGCTGAGGGTGCTGGAGGGCCAAAGGGCAGCACTGAGGTGCAAGGCCCGGGGGGATCCAGAACCAGCAATTCATTGGATTTCACCCGAGGGCAAACTTATTTCTAATGCAACGAGGTCTGTGGTGTACGACAACGGGACGCTCGACATCCTCATAACGACGGTGAAGGACACGGGCTCTTTCACCTGCATTGCTTCCAACCCAGCTGGGGAAGCCACACAGACGGTGGACCTGCACATAATTAAACTCCCTCACTTGCTGAACAGTACTAACCACATCCACGAGCCTGACCCTGGCTCCTCGGATATCTCTACGTCCACCAAGTCAGGCTCTAATGCGAGCAGCAGCAATGGGGATACTAAAGTCAGTCAAGACAAGAAGGTGGTCGTCGCTGAAGCAACATCATCTACTGCTTTGCTGAAATtcaattttcaaagaaacataCCTGGAATACGCATGTTCCAGATCCAGTACAACGGTACTTACGATGACTCCCTTGTTTACAG AATGATACCTCCCACGAGCAAAACCTTCCTGGTCAACAACCTGGCTGCTGGGACTGTGTACGACCTGTGCGTCTTGGCCATCTACGATGACGGGATCACCTCGCTGACTGCCACCCGCGTCGTGGGGTGCACGCAGTTCACCACCGAGCAGGATTACGTGCGCTGCCATTTCATGCAGTCCCAGTTCCTGGGTGGGACCATGATTATCATCATTGGTGGGATCATCGTGGCCTCGGTGCTCGTGTTCATCATCATCCTCATGATCCGCTACAAGGTGTGCAACAACAACGGGCAGCAGAAGGCCACCAAGGTCAGCAACGTGTACTCGCAGACGAACGGGGCTCAGATGCAGGGCTGCGGCGGGGTGCTGTCCCAGTCCGTGTCCAAGCAGGCTGTCGGGCACGAGGAGGGCGTCCAGTGCTGCAAGGCTGCCAGCGACGGCGCCGCCCCCTCGCCGGAGACCGGCTCCGGCCAGGACGCCGCCACCACTACCTCCGCTTTGCCTCACGCGTGGACTTCCAGCGCTTCTGCGCCCCAGAAGCAGAAGCGGAAGCCGGGGCCAAAGCCAGGCAGCGAGCCGCAGAGTGAAGCTGTCACGAATATCGAGTCCCAAAACACTAACAGAAATAACTCCACTGCTCTGCAGCTAGCTAGCCGTCCCCCCGACTCTGACAAAGGGGCCCCCACGTACAAAAGAGCACAATCAAAGCCAA AAGCTGACCCGAAGGACGCCTGCCCTCCTCCGCTCCCTGAAAACGTTGCCACCGATGTTTTTACTCGGCAGAAAACAATACGATTCCATCGCAGTGAAGATTGA